The following are encoded together in the Paludisphaera mucosa genome:
- a CDS encoding PSD1 and planctomycete cytochrome C domain-containing protein produces MATLHLGRISRIVAGALAVVFAAASPSASCTEEPGADRDAFFEARVRPILVERCFGCHSAQAESLKGSLAVDSLEGLLKGGDLGPAVEPGKPEASLLIQAVGYEDDAVKMPPKQKLPDAEITVLRQWVAGGATFPKAVAAPAAKARGIDFVAARKHWSYQPVARREPPKVADASWPNSPIDPFILAKLEDAGLAPSPPADRRTLLRRVSYDLIGLPPTAEEIAAFEADRSDDAYAKVVDRLLASPRYGERWGRHWLDVARYADSKDGVLMYGDDRIRPYAYTYRDYVVRSFNEDAPFDRMIREQLAADAVAPKDEPWRLAAMGFLTLGRAFDNNVHDQIDDKIDVVSRGLLGLTVACARCHDHKYDPIPTADYYSLYGVFAGAESPLELPLIDDPAKTPDRKAFEDDAAAKRAEIRKFLDDQYALLLEEARKRGGDYLYRAGTTPPDPLETAVFFMSLAPDDLRPPITSRWRRFLKQRAVPSDPVFGPWSDLMTRDDPALAAEAPAVLAKWADRPAGIEPDTLNPLVYSALSAAPIRSKADVAKAYADLLRRVYDEAKAAPPDPADKARRQVLDVLYGPDGPSYFARALTQSYMSRSEKDGFYGKVVALDRTTVKAADATPRAMVLVDSDEPYAPRVFVRGNASQPGEAVPRRFLRILAGDAPRPFARGGGRLDLAEAIADPKNPLTGRVIVNRVWMHHFGEPLVSTPSDFGERSTPPSHPELLDDLTARFLEGGWSLKNLHRLIVLSSTYRQASVDRPDCRKVDPENRLHWRASRRRLDFEAMRDTLLFVSGRLDPTMHGKPVDVANDPGNARRTVYGLVDRQSLPAVFRAFDFASPDASAERRPLTTVPQQALFGMNAPLVVEQARALAARPEVAGPSPAEAVRALYRMILARAPADDEAEMAGRFLKSLADEPGGPKLDPRAQLAQVLLITNELMFVD; encoded by the coding sequence ATGGCGACGCTGCATCTCGGGCGGATATCGCGGATCGTCGCGGGCGCGCTGGCCGTCGTCTTCGCGGCGGCCTCCCCTTCCGCATCCTGCACCGAGGAGCCCGGCGCGGATCGGGACGCGTTCTTCGAGGCCAGGGTCCGTCCGATTCTCGTCGAGCGCTGCTTCGGCTGCCACTCGGCCCAGGCCGAGAGCCTGAAGGGGAGCCTCGCGGTCGACTCTCTCGAGGGGCTGCTGAAGGGGGGCGACCTCGGGCCGGCGGTCGAGCCGGGCAAGCCCGAGGCGAGCCTTCTGATCCAGGCCGTCGGCTACGAGGACGACGCGGTCAAGATGCCGCCGAAGCAGAAGCTGCCCGACGCCGAGATCACCGTGCTTCGGCAGTGGGTGGCCGGAGGGGCGACCTTCCCGAAGGCGGTCGCCGCGCCCGCGGCCAAGGCCCGAGGGATCGACTTCGTCGCGGCCCGCAAGCACTGGTCGTACCAGCCCGTCGCCCGCCGTGAGCCCCCGAAGGTCGCCGACGCTTCGTGGCCGAACTCACCGATCGACCCGTTCATCCTGGCGAAGCTGGAGGACGCCGGCCTGGCCCCTTCGCCGCCGGCCGACCGTCGTACGCTCCTGCGCCGGGTCTCTTACGACCTGATCGGCCTGCCGCCGACCGCCGAGGAGATCGCCGCGTTCGAGGCCGACCGATCGGACGACGCCTACGCGAAGGTCGTCGATCGGCTGCTGGCCTCGCCGCGATACGGCGAGCGATGGGGGCGGCACTGGCTGGACGTCGCCCGCTACGCCGACTCGAAAGACGGCGTCCTCATGTACGGGGACGACCGCATCCGGCCCTACGCCTACACCTATCGCGACTACGTCGTGCGGTCGTTCAACGAGGACGCACCCTTCGATCGGATGATCCGCGAACAGCTCGCGGCCGACGCGGTCGCGCCCAAGGACGAGCCCTGGCGGCTCGCGGCGATGGGCTTCCTGACGCTGGGCCGGGCCTTCGACAACAACGTGCACGACCAGATCGACGACAAGATCGACGTCGTGAGCCGCGGCCTGCTCGGCCTGACGGTCGCCTGCGCCCGCTGCCACGACCACAAGTACGACCCGATCCCCACCGCCGACTACTATTCGCTCTACGGCGTCTTCGCCGGTGCCGAGTCCCCGCTGGAACTCCCCCTGATCGACGACCCCGCGAAGACCCCGGACCGCAAGGCGTTCGAGGACGACGCCGCCGCCAAGCGGGCCGAGATCCGCAAGTTCCTCGACGACCAGTACGCCCTGCTCCTGGAAGAAGCCCGCAAGCGCGGCGGCGACTACCTGTACCGCGCCGGGACCACGCCGCCCGACCCGTTGGAGACGGCCGTCTTCTTCATGTCGCTCGCCCCCGACGACCTCCGCCCGCCGATCACCAGCCGCTGGCGACGCTTCCTCAAGCAGCGCGCCGTCCCGTCCGACCCCGTCTTCGGCCCCTGGTCCGACCTGATGACGCGCGACGATCCCGCGCTCGCCGCCGAGGCCCCCGCCGTCCTGGCGAAGTGGGCCGACCGCCCCGCCGGGATCGAGCCCGACACGCTCAACCCGCTGGTCTACTCGGCCCTGAGCGCCGCCCCGATCCGGTCGAAGGCCGACGTCGCGAAGGCCTACGCCGACCTGTTGCGCCGCGTCTACGACGAGGCCAAGGCCGCCCCGCCCGACCCGGCCGACAAGGCCCGCCGCCAGGTGCTCGACGTCCTGTACGGGCCCGACGGCCCGTCCTATTTCGCGCGGGCCCTGACGCAATCCTACATGTCGCGTAGCGAGAAGGACGGCTTCTACGGCAAGGTCGTCGCGCTCGACCGCACGACGGTCAAGGCGGCCGACGCGACGCCCCGGGCGATGGTCCTGGTCGACTCCGACGAGCCCTACGCGCCCCGCGTCTTCGTCCGCGGCAACGCCTCGCAGCCCGGAGAGGCCGTCCCCCGGCGGTTCCTCCGCATCCTGGCCGGCGACGCGCCGCGGCCTTTCGCGCGGGGCGGGGGCCGGCTCGACCTCGCGGAGGCGATCGCCGACCCGAAGAACCCGCTCACCGGCCGCGTGATCGTCAACCGCGTCTGGATGCACCACTTCGGCGAGCCCCTCGTCTCCACCCCCAGCGACTTCGGCGAGCGCAGCACGCCCCCCTCGCACCCCGAATTGCTCGACGACCTGACCGCGCGGTTCCTGGAGGGAGGATGGTCCCTCAAGAACCTCCACCGCCTGATCGTGCTGTCGTCGACGTACCGGCAAGCGAGCGTCGACAGGCCCGACTGCCGCAAGGTCGACCCGGAGAACCGGCTGCACTGGCGCGCCAGCCGCCGCCGGCTCGACTTCGAGGCCATGCGCGACACCCTGCTGTTCGTCTCCGGCCGGCTCGACCCGACGATGCACGGCAAGCCGGTGGACGTGGCGAACGACCCCGGGAACGCCCGCCGCACCGTCTACGGGCTGGTCGACCGCCAGAGCCTGCCGGCCGTCTTCCGGGCGTTCGACTTCGCCAGCCCCGACGCCTCCGCCGAGCGCCGGCCGCTCACGACGGTCCCCCAGCAGGCGCTCTTCGGCATGAACGCCCCCCTGGTCGTCGAGCAGGCCAGGGCGCTCGCCGCGCGTCCCGAGGTCGCCGGCCCGTCCCCGGCCGAGGCGGTGCGGGCGCTCTACCGGATGATCCTGGCCCGCGCGCCCGCCGACGACGAGGCCGAGATGGCCGGCCGGTTCCTGAAGAGCCTGGCCGACGAGCCCGGCGGGCCCAAGCTCGACCCCCGCGCCCAGCTCGCGCAGGTGTTGCTCATCACGAATGAGCTGATGTTCGTCGACTGA
- a CDS encoding DUF1501 domain-containing protein, producing the protein MNADFRRPISRREAIQQAGTGFGMLGLAALLGEAGLLGGPAAARAGTPGATLNPLAPRAPQFAPKAKRIIHIYLNGGPSQVDTFDPKPLLTKYDGKPLPQGNLSTERKTGAAMGSPFKFRKYGESGLDVSEIFDRTAAHADDLCVIRSMQANTPNHEQSMRLMNCGDERLSRPSMGAWLTYGLGSENENLPGYVSMCPGLPVADVSNWRSAFLPGVFQGTYIDTRKEKAEDLIENIRNAYVSNREQRRQLDLLAEMNRRHLQARAEDDALDARIASFELAYRMQMEATDAFDVSQEPQHVRDMYGPGVQNRQLLIARRLIERGVRFVQLFHGDVQPWDSHDSLPAAHRELGRQCDQGIAALLTDLKQRGLFDDTLVLCGGEFGRTPSVELVGGKPAMGRDHNHWGFSVWLAGGGVKRGHVHGATDDFGYKAVEDVVHVHDLHATILHLLGFDHTKLTYRHAGRDFRLTDVHGKVVDAILA; encoded by the coding sequence ATGAACGCCGACTTCCGACGCCCCATCTCCCGACGCGAGGCGATCCAGCAGGCCGGGACCGGCTTCGGCATGCTCGGCCTGGCCGCCCTCCTGGGCGAGGCGGGTCTGCTCGGCGGCCCCGCGGCGGCCCGCGCGGGGACTCCGGGTGCGACGCTCAACCCGCTCGCGCCCCGGGCCCCGCAGTTCGCGCCCAAGGCGAAGCGGATCATCCACATCTACCTGAACGGCGGGCCCAGCCAGGTCGACACCTTCGACCCCAAGCCGTTGCTGACGAAGTACGACGGCAAGCCGCTCCCCCAGGGGAACCTCTCCACCGAGCGCAAGACCGGCGCGGCGATGGGCTCGCCGTTCAAGTTCCGCAAGTACGGCGAGAGCGGCCTCGACGTCAGCGAGATCTTCGATCGCACCGCCGCGCACGCCGACGACCTCTGCGTGATCCGCTCGATGCAGGCGAATACGCCCAACCACGAGCAGTCGATGCGGCTGATGAATTGCGGCGACGAGCGGCTCTCGCGCCCCAGCATGGGCGCCTGGCTGACCTACGGGCTGGGCTCGGAGAACGAGAACCTGCCCGGCTACGTCTCCATGTGCCCCGGCCTCCCCGTCGCCGACGTCTCCAACTGGCGGTCCGCGTTCCTGCCCGGGGTCTTCCAGGGGACGTACATCGACACCCGCAAGGAGAAGGCCGAGGACCTGATCGAGAACATCCGCAACGCCTACGTCTCCAACCGCGAGCAGCGCCGGCAGCTCGACCTTCTGGCCGAGATGAACCGCCGCCACCTGCAAGCCCGCGCCGAGGACGACGCGCTCGACGCCCGCATCGCCAGCTTCGAGCTGGCCTACCGCATGCAGATGGAGGCGACCGACGCCTTCGACGTCTCGCAGGAGCCGCAGCACGTCCGCGACATGTACGGGCCGGGCGTGCAGAACCGGCAGCTCCTGATCGCCCGCCGGCTGATCGAGCGCGGGGTGCGGTTCGTGCAGCTCTTCCACGGCGACGTCCAGCCCTGGGACAGCCACGACAGCCTGCCCGCCGCCCACCGCGAGCTCGGCCGCCAGTGCGACCAGGGCATCGCGGCCCTGCTGACCGACCTCAAGCAGCGCGGGCTGTTCGATGACACGCTGGTGCTCTGCGGCGGCGAATTCGGCCGCACGCCGTCGGTCGAACTGGTCGGCGGCAAGCCCGCCATGGGCCGCGACCACAACCACTGGGGCTTCTCGGTCTGGCTCGCCGGCGGCGGCGTCAAGCGGGGCCACGTCCACGGCGCGACCGACGATTTCGGCTACAAGGCCGTCGAGGACGTCGTCCACGTCCACGACCTCCACGCCACGATCCTGCACCTCCTCGGCTTCGACCACACCAAGCTCACCTACCGCCACGCCGGCCGCGACTTCCGCCTGACCGACGTCCACGGCAAGGTCGTCGACGCGATCCTGGCGTGA
- a CDS encoding WD40/YVTN/BNR-like repeat-containing protein — protein MRRLFLIIAALCSGPAVEAQWTFQTSGTTARLRGVAVVDGRVAWASGTGGTVLLTTDRGATWRGRNVPNSGGRDFRDVEAFDDRTALVLSIGEGDQSRIFKTTDGGETWRLRHVNADPKGFLDGLAFSDARHGLALGDPVDGRFVILATDDGGDTWARVAGDSMPAALPREGAFAASGTCLAVKGDHAWFGTSGGRIFRSDDRGRTWTAHATPLRAGEGSSGVFSLAFRDAEHGAAVGGDYKEPDAKGRLIALTHDGGRTWIAPSGPEPSGYRSAVAFRPGTPGPSLIAVGPTGADRSDDGGESWSKLGDAGFHAVGFAASSAGWAVGERGRIARFDPGSEPGPTTPP, from the coding sequence ATGAGACGCCTGTTTCTGATAATCGCGGCGCTCTGCAGCGGGCCGGCCGTCGAGGCGCAATGGACGTTTCAGACATCCGGGACGACGGCCCGCCTGCGGGGGGTCGCCGTCGTGGATGGGCGGGTCGCCTGGGCGAGCGGGACGGGGGGGACGGTGCTGCTCACCACGGATCGCGGCGCGACCTGGCGGGGGCGGAACGTGCCGAATTCGGGAGGACGGGATTTCCGCGACGTCGAGGCGTTCGACGACCGGACGGCCCTGGTCCTGTCGATCGGCGAGGGCGATCAGTCGCGGATCTTCAAGACGACCGACGGCGGCGAAACGTGGAGGCTCCGGCATGTCAACGCCGACCCGAAGGGCTTCCTCGACGGCCTGGCGTTCTCGGACGCCCGGCACGGGCTGGCGCTGGGGGATCCGGTCGACGGCCGGTTCGTCATCCTTGCGACCGACGACGGCGGCGACACCTGGGCCCGCGTCGCCGGAGATTCCATGCCCGCGGCCCTGCCGCGCGAGGGGGCCTTCGCGGCCAGCGGAACCTGCCTGGCCGTGAAGGGGGATCACGCCTGGTTCGGCACCAGCGGCGGGCGGATCTTCCGGAGCGACGACCGAGGGCGGACCTGGACGGCCCACGCGACGCCCCTGCGCGCCGGCGAGGGCTCGTCGGGAGTCTTCTCGCTGGCCTTCCGGGATGCGGAGCACGGCGCGGCCGTCGGCGGCGACTACAAGGAGCCGGACGCGAAGGGGCGGCTCATCGCCCTCACCCACGACGGCGGCCGGACCTGGATCGCCCCCAGTGGCCCCGAGCCGTCCGGCTACCGCTCGGCCGTCGCCTTCCGGCCCGGGACGCCCGGGCCGTCGCTGATCGCCGTCGGCCCGACCGGCGCCGACCGCTCGGACGACGGCGGCGAATCCTGGTCGAAGCTCGGCGACGCCGGCTTCCACGCCGTCGGATTCGCCGCCTCGTCCGCCGGCTGGGCCGTCGGCGAGCGCGGCCGCATCGCCCGGTTCGACCCGGGAAGCGAGCCCGGCCCGACCACCCCTCCTTGA
- a CDS encoding DUF1501 domain-containing protein has translation MSEARPCTGATPRRAFLRASLTGFSALGISDLLRLQAARAAPGGGTGGPSMIVVWLWGGPSHMETFDLKPDAPEAYRGLFRPIPTSVPGLEICEKLPRLAAIADKLAIVRSVSHDSPGHANSTHTVLTGYEGDVVETPPFTPKHPYVFHAANRLLPEAAGLPKWVAMPDLPYEGGGGLGRSYGPFKVAADPNKPEFMVPELVLDEARRASLGGRGRLLAGFDAARRAMEATPVTRSFDDFQRRALDVLTSGAARNAFDLSGEPDVLRDRYGRNVVGQRCLLARRLVEAGVRLVTIDFPCVPGQKAFSWDDHASVWNIFEQMEIRLPVLDRAVSALIEDVHARGLDRETLIVVMGEMGRTPKLSNHQGRPGREHWGRAMSVLMSGGGMPMGQVIGSTTSRGEEPRERRFTPNDLLATWYRHLGIDHAQTYQDVSGRPIALLPHGEPIAELT, from the coding sequence GTGTCCGAAGCTCGACCGTGCACCGGAGCGACGCCCAGACGGGCCTTCCTGCGGGCCTCGCTGACCGGGTTCTCGGCGCTGGGGATCTCGGACCTCTTGCGGCTCCAGGCGGCGAGGGCCGCGCCGGGGGGCGGGACGGGGGGGCCGTCCATGATCGTGGTCTGGCTCTGGGGAGGGCCGAGCCACATGGAGACGTTCGACCTCAAGCCCGACGCCCCCGAGGCGTATCGCGGCCTCTTCCGGCCGATCCCCACCAGCGTTCCGGGGCTCGAGATCTGCGAGAAGCTGCCGAGGCTGGCGGCGATCGCCGACAAGCTGGCGATCGTCCGTTCCGTCTCCCACGACAGCCCGGGCCACGCCAACAGCACGCACACGGTCCTGACCGGGTATGAAGGCGACGTCGTCGAGACGCCGCCGTTCACGCCCAAACACCCCTACGTCTTCCACGCCGCGAACCGGCTGCTGCCGGAGGCCGCGGGGCTGCCGAAGTGGGTCGCCATGCCCGACCTGCCGTACGAGGGCGGGGGGGGCCTGGGCCGATCGTATGGGCCGTTCAAGGTCGCGGCCGACCCGAACAAGCCCGAGTTCATGGTCCCGGAGCTGGTGCTCGACGAGGCGCGACGTGCGAGCCTGGGCGGCCGCGGCCGGCTGCTCGCCGGGTTCGACGCCGCGCGGCGGGCGATGGAGGCCACGCCCGTCACGCGCTCGTTCGACGACTTCCAGCGGCGGGCCCTCGACGTCCTGACCTCCGGCGCCGCGCGAAACGCCTTCGACCTGTCGGGCGAGCCCGACGTGCTCCGCGACCGCTACGGCCGCAACGTCGTGGGCCAGCGCTGCCTGCTGGCGCGCCGTCTGGTCGAGGCGGGCGTGCGGCTGGTGACGATCGACTTCCCCTGCGTCCCGGGCCAGAAGGCGTTCTCCTGGGACGACCACGCGAGCGTCTGGAACATCTTCGAACAGATGGAGATCCGCCTCCCCGTCCTCGACCGGGCCGTCTCCGCCCTGATCGAGGACGTCCACGCGCGGGGCCTGGACCGCGAGACCCTGATCGTCGTCATGGGAGAGATGGGACGGACGCCCAAGCTCTCGAACCACCAGGGCCGACCCGGTCGCGAGCACTGGGGACGGGCCATGTCCGTCCTCATGTCCGGCGGGGGGATGCCCATGGGCCAGGTGATCGGCTCGACCACCTCCCGGGGCGAAGAGCCCAGGGAGCGGCGGTTCACCCCCAACGACCTGCTCGCGACCTGGTACCGCCACCTCGGCATCGACCACGCCCAGACCTATCAGGACGTCTCCGGCCGACCCATCGCCCTCCTCCCCCACGGCGAGCCGATCGCCGAGCTGACCTGA
- a CDS encoding MarR family winged helix-turn-helix transcriptional regulator — translation MTSERPSGLEDHLGYWLRRLSNRVSRGFSDRLERRGVTVAQWVVLRCLYDAEGASLLILAATVGVDGGAMSRMVERLAKKGLVVRAADPTDRRAVSIRLTEAGRTLVPVLAREADENDDAFFGVVGEPERRRLLASLKSILAKHEAGDEFPGKTLD, via the coding sequence ATGACGAGCGAACGCCCGAGCGGACTGGAGGACCACCTCGGCTACTGGCTGAGGCGGCTGTCGAATCGCGTGTCCCGCGGCTTCTCCGACCGCCTGGAAAGGCGCGGGGTGACGGTCGCGCAATGGGTGGTGCTCCGTTGCCTGTACGACGCCGAGGGCGCCTCGCTGCTGATCTTGGCGGCGACGGTCGGGGTGGACGGCGGGGCGATGTCGCGGATGGTGGAGCGACTGGCGAAGAAAGGACTCGTCGTCCGCGCGGCCGACCCGACGGATCGTCGCGCCGTCTCGATCCGGCTGACCGAGGCCGGCCGGACGCTCGTGCCGGTGCTCGCGAGAGAGGCCGACGAAAACGACGACGCCTTCTTCGGCGTCGTGGGCGAGCCCGAGCGCCGGCGGCTGCTCGCGAGCCTGAAGTCGATCCTGGCGAAGCACGAGGCGGGAGACGAGTTCCCTGGGAAGACCCTGGATTGA
- a CDS encoding LLM class flavin-dependent oxidoreductase yields the protein MKSLDDVKLSVLDLCPIVEGGTAADAFRDAVDLARHAERLGYERYWVAEHHNIPGVASAATAVVIGHVAGGTSRIRVGAGGIMLPNHAPLVIAEQFGTLASLYPGRIDLGLGRAPGGDQRTARALRRYQEEVDAFPRDVREVQNYFRPAGPGRFVHAIPGEGLDVPIWILGSSDFGARLAAELGLPYAFASHFAPDQLFDALAIYRENFIPSEALEKPYAMIGVNAFLADTDEAAVRLFSSHQQAILNLVRGRPGLLPPPVDDVEALWTPFERAHVDKMTRVSVVGSPETVRGRLQSLVNAVKPDEVVFSGHIYDHAARLRSYDLLMQVCRTSAAAEAASLPSSR from the coding sequence GTGAAGTCTTTAGATGACGTCAAGCTCTCGGTCCTGGACCTCTGCCCGATCGTCGAGGGCGGGACGGCGGCCGACGCCTTCCGCGACGCGGTCGACCTGGCGCGGCATGCGGAGCGGCTGGGGTACGAGCGGTACTGGGTGGCCGAGCACCACAACATCCCGGGGGTGGCGAGCGCGGCGACCGCGGTGGTGATCGGGCACGTCGCGGGGGGGACGTCGCGGATCCGCGTCGGCGCGGGCGGGATCATGCTGCCCAACCACGCCCCGCTGGTGATCGCCGAGCAGTTCGGCACGCTGGCGTCGCTCTACCCGGGCCGGATCGACCTGGGGCTGGGCCGCGCCCCGGGCGGCGACCAGCGGACCGCGCGGGCGCTGCGACGCTACCAGGAAGAGGTCGACGCCTTCCCGCGCGACGTCCGCGAGGTGCAGAACTACTTCCGCCCCGCGGGCCCGGGCCGGTTCGTGCACGCGATCCCGGGCGAGGGCCTGGACGTGCCGATCTGGATCCTGGGCTCCAGCGACTTCGGCGCGCGGCTGGCGGCCGAGCTGGGCCTCCCCTACGCCTTCGCCTCGCACTTCGCCCCCGATCAGCTCTTCGATGCCCTGGCGATCTACCGCGAGAACTTCATCCCGTCCGAGGCCCTGGAGAAGCCGTACGCCATGATCGGCGTCAACGCCTTCCTCGCCGACACCGACGAGGCCGCCGTCCGGCTCTTCAGCTCGCATCAGCAGGCCATCCTCAACCTGGTGCGGGGCCGGCCGGGCCTGCTCCCGCCGCCGGTCGACGACGTCGAGGCGCTCTGGACACCGTTCGAACGGGCCCACGTCGACAAGATGACCCGCGTCTCCGTCGTCGGCTCGCCGGAGACCGTCCGGGGCCGCCTCCAGTCGCTGGTCAACGCCGTCAAGCCCGACGAGGTCGTCTTCTCCGGCCACATCTACGACCACGCCGCCCGGCTGCGATCTTATGATCTGCTGATGCAGGTCTGCCGGACGTCAGCCGCCGCAGAAGCCGCCTCCCTCCCGTCGTCGCGATAG
- a CDS encoding DUF1559 family PulG-like putative transporter, translating to MGLQERARRGAGSRRGFTLIELLVVISIIAVLISLLLPAVQAARSAARRTQCVNNLKQIGLGLANYESAIGAFPPAYVGDPRAVGTAYGVSYPDGNLNTTPGFAWGTLILPYIEQATVYASFNTNLPCWAADNATGATVRLSVFLCPSATGGTEPFAVHKYDNGNSGSPNDAGEFTPRILLSRSHYVTNAGINQPWGRTTAYSYDFDVAEPIPGAPSPHEIDGPFYRNSRTRAASVTDGLSNTVFLGEKAPILCDATWVGVVPFASTPPRRGWPSDPNSGGNLVGAHCGPDVRDHPQVIIHAPNHPFGHTDEMYSEDGDGSNVLMGDGSVRWVKETIHPRTWVALSTRNGGEVVSGDY from the coding sequence ATGGGTCTGCAGGAACGGGCGCGGCGGGGCGCTGGCTCGAGGCGCGGTTTCACGCTGATCGAGCTGCTGGTGGTGATCAGCATCATCGCGGTGCTGATCAGCCTGCTGTTGCCGGCGGTGCAGGCGGCGCGGTCGGCGGCGCGGCGGACGCAGTGCGTGAATAATCTCAAGCAGATCGGGCTGGGGCTGGCGAATTACGAGTCGGCGATCGGGGCGTTCCCGCCGGCTTACGTGGGGGATCCCCGGGCGGTCGGGACGGCCTACGGGGTGAGCTATCCGGACGGGAACCTCAACACGACGCCCGGGTTCGCCTGGGGGACGCTGATCCTGCCGTACATCGAGCAGGCGACGGTCTACGCGAGCTTCAACACGAACCTCCCCTGCTGGGCGGCCGACAACGCGACCGGGGCGACGGTGCGGCTCTCGGTCTTCCTGTGCCCGTCGGCGACGGGCGGGACGGAGCCGTTCGCGGTGCATAAGTACGACAACGGCAACTCGGGCTCGCCCAACGACGCCGGCGAGTTCACGCCTCGGATCCTGCTGTCGCGCAGCCATTACGTGACGAACGCGGGGATCAACCAGCCCTGGGGGCGGACGACGGCGTACTCGTACGACTTCGACGTCGCCGAACCGATCCCCGGGGCCCCGTCGCCGCACGAAATCGACGGCCCTTTCTACCGCAACTCGCGGACCCGCGCCGCGTCGGTGACGGACGGGCTGTCGAACACGGTCTTCCTGGGCGAGAAGGCGCCGATCCTCTGCGACGCGACGTGGGTGGGCGTGGTCCCGTTCGCCAGCACGCCCCCGCGTCGCGGCTGGCCGTCGGACCCGAACAGCGGCGGCAACCTCGTCGGCGCGCACTGCGGGCCCGACGTCCGCGACCATCCCCAGGTGATCATCCACGCACCGAACCACCCGTTCGGCCACACCGACGAGATGTACTCCGAGGACGGCGATGGCTCCAACGTCCTGATGGGCGACGGCTCCGTCCGCTGGGTCAAGGAGACCATCCACCCCCGGACCTGGGTCGCCCTCTCGACCCGCAACGGCGGCGAGGTCGTCTCCGGCGACTACTGA